GCTAATGCCCCTAAGACGAGTATAAAGGCTCTATGCAGGTGTTTCGCCTTAGACTCGCAGAAGTAGAGATAAGCCGTGAGAAGCACTAACCCGAGCACATGCCTATGCCACTGCTGACTCTGCCCAAGCACATAGGGGTTGAAAACGGTTAGCAAAGCCGCTGTAATGGCTATTACCTTAGACTCTGTAAGTCTATGTGTGATCATTGCTGATAACATTGATAACAAGCCAACCATGATTGGTGGATATACCTTGAAGAAGAGCTGTGGATCTATGCCGAGGACTGCTAGAGATCCTGGAATCCATGTTAGTAGTGGAGGTAGGTTTCTCCAACCCCCTAGCCATATGTATCTTGTCAAGAGCTTCGACTCGTAGGCGAAGTCTCTTGCATTAGACATGTATTCAAGGGTGTCCCAGCCTACTGGTAGACTTGGGTATTTTAGTTCTGGGTATAGTCTTACCGTGAAGCAGGGCTTAAACATGAACTAGAAGCCATGCTCGCAGGGTTTAAGCCAATCTGCGAACGAGATTAGAGCCCCGGGAAACCCCCGGTAGCAGACCTATGCTTCGAGTAGGAGTAGGGCCTGGTAGAGGAGGGGTCTACGGCTCTAAATCCCTGATGCAACGTGAGAAAAATAAGCAAGTTTAGAGAGTTATTATATAGGGGTGGTCTACGAGTCCCTCGTACAGGGTTAGAGTATGTGTTAAGGAGGTTAAAGGGAGCTGCGCCATGGACTATAAACTAGGCGACTGCTTCACCGTGGAGAAGTTCTACGTTTCTGACGCAGAGAAGGGTATATGTATACACGCACTAAGCTCAATGCTAACACTACTATCACCACTCCTCAAAGGAGTATCGGCAAAAGTTCTCGGTATAGGTGAGCAGGATGACGTCGGCTATGTTCAGTGTCCAGACCCTGGGAGACCCCTTACTTGTGGTATGGTGTTGCCCGAGTATTTACTAGTAGCTCTTCCTCGTTATCCTAGAGACTATTTTCTCCCCTATGTCACGCCTCGATGTAAAGTACTTGGCTATGTTTAATAGTGTACCCCTGAGTAGTGGGTCGTTTACTAGTTTACCCATGTATGCTCTAAGCATTATACTTGGCTTAAGCCTACACGGTGCTTCTACGAGGTTGTTCCTAATGAGGCTACATGTCTCTAGTAGCATCTCCAAGGACTCCTCAACACGATGTTCTGCAGCTATATTCCATGCTCTCTTATTAAGCCAACTCCACGCCACTAGGCAGTCCATTAGTAGAACCAAGTGCTCCTTGTAAACAGCGTGTGCAGCGGCAACAGCTACCTCGGCCTCCCTACTCAGAGCCTTCGCGACTAAATCTCCAACATCAACTTCTTCAACACAGCAATCTAAGAGACCCCCACCATCCATGTAGACAACCCAGGCGAAGGAGGGGTGCGTGTAGAGGTCTACGATAAACCCACCCCTATCAAGGGTGGCCGTGTATGGTTCCCAGACAACGACTTTGAATCCCCTGGAAACCAAGGCTCTAACAGCCCTGGGAACATCCTCAACTCTAACAAGTATGTCTAGGTCTACAGAGACGTGTTCAAAAGGCCTCCTAAACTTATACAAGGCGTATGTAGCCCCAATGCTCTCCAGAACCCCGACAACCTCGGCAGCGTTCCTAGTAAACCACCTGTACCTGGCTTCCTCGTGAACAAGTTCATCCCACAAAGAATCCCCAACTCTCCTGAGGTAGGCTAAGTAGAGCTTATTCAACTTAGCAACCCCGGCAAACCTCTCAACCTCCTTACCACTAGGACTGTACGAGCCGAGCAGAGTCTTCAATAGCTTTACCGTGTCCGTTTCTCGAGACATCTAATCACCTCAGCCACAACCCTAACAGGCTCACTCCTACCAGTGTCAATAGAGCACTTAGCGAAGTACCTAGCAAGAATATTGTAAATAGCGAGCTCCCTAACAATAAATTCTCTTGCAACATCAGCCCTCCTAGCAAGAGTATCAACATCAGCATAGAGATAAACAATATTGCCCCTAGAGACAAGTCTAATAAGAAACCTGCCAATCAAAGTATTGAGGATCCAGGGAGCATCAAGAGTAGCAATGAGCCAGACAACGAAGTCGAGCAAACCGCGATCATAAACAACAACCTTGCAAACCCTCTTAAGCAGAAGCCTTGCAAAGAGATGGGGAAGGAGAGAGGCAAACTCGAGAAAAACCCAAAAACCCTTCAACTCCTCAGGAACACAAATACTGTAGTAAGGATTACAAGAACCACGAAAAGACTTGAAGTTGTGGAGAAACCTGGCAAGAACAGAGGCAAAAAGATGGGACCCCCTAAACCAATGAACACATACATCGCCATACCTAGAGAAGCACGGCAACAAAAGCTTAGTGGTAGTAGTCTTACCAGAACCATCAGCACCTGAAATGGTCATATATATGTTCTTTTTAGTCAATGCTTTTACACTCTATATGCAATTCCTTAGTGAGTTATACCTTAGCATTTTTATGCAGCTCATCTCTATCTTTGTATACCCCTTAAAAACTTCCATATATCGCCACTATATGGAACCATATACCTTCGAATGTCCCTATCTTTTCTAACTCTTAAGCTTTGCACTAAGGCTCTTTTTCTCACGATTTTCCTAAGGTTCTTGAGTATGTATATCAAGGCTCTAATAATTTGAACTCCATATACGTTTTGCCTTGTGAGAAAGAAGTACATAGCTGTTAATATGTACTCTATGGTTGTAACAAAGAGTGCTATGAGCATGTTACGAACTTCGTAGTTCTTTACTAGCATAATTAGCCTATTATGTTTGATGAGATAGTAAAACTCCGGTTTAGCTCTTGGTGCCCCCATCTTCTCTCTACTGCTACCACCGCCTTTATGATAAATAATTGATTGAGGTACGTAAACAACCTTATACCCTATTAAATAGAGTCTCCAGCCAAGATCTATATCTTCATATCCAAATAGAAATGAAGTATCAAAGCCTCCAACTTTAAAGAAAGTATCCCTCCTAAAAATAGTGCTAACCCCAAACTCGTATGTAAGTTTATCGTATTGACCGTAGTCAATTTCTCTTACACCCCGTGTGTAATTGTTACCAAAATAATCTATCCATCTACCTGCTGCAGCCGCATCATCAAATCTGTTACGCTCGTAGAAATTCATATACTTCGCGTCTGCAGCGGCCACCCAAGGCATTTTCTCTAAGATCTCAACTAAAGGCATAAGCCAGTTCTCATCAGCCTCAATATCATTATTTAGTAAAGCTACGTACTTACCCTTAGCAATGATAGCTCCTGCCATAAAGCCTCCAGCCGCATATATGTTTTTACTGAGCCTAACTATCTTT
This is a stretch of genomic DNA from Thermosphaera aggregans DSM 11486. It encodes these proteins:
- a CDS encoding nucleotidyltransferase family protein; the encoded protein is MSRETDTVKLLKTLLGSYSPSGKEVERFAGVAKLNKLYLAYLRRVGDSLWDELVHEEARYRWFTRNAAEVVGVLESIGATYALYKFRRPFEHVSVDLDILVRVEDVPRAVRALVSRGFKVVVWEPYTATLDRGGFIVDLYTHPSFAWVVYMDGGGLLDCCVEEVDVGDLVAKALSREAEVAVAAAHAVYKEHLVLLMDCLVAWSWLNKRAWNIAAEHRVEESLEMLLETCSLIRNNLVEAPCRLKPSIMLRAYMGKLVNDPLLRGTLLNIAKYFTSRRDIGEKIVSRITRKSY
- a CDS encoding thymidylate kinase, with the translated sequence MTKKNIYMTISGADGSGKTTTTKLLLPCFSRYGDVCVHWFRGSHLFASVLARFLHNFKSFRGSCNPYYSICVPEELKGFWVFLEFASLLPHLFARLLLKRVCKVVVYDRGLLDFVVWLIATLDAPWILNTLIGRFLIRLVSRGNIVYLYADVDTLARRADVAREFIVRELAIYNILARYFAKCSIDTGRSEPVRVVAEVIRCLEKRTR
- a CDS encoding glycosyltransferase family 2 protein, with the translated sequence MIDANNTSSDVNKVNKERYPLVSIVVLNYNGKHHLKTCLDSLLRTKYPNFEIILVDNGSTDGSVEFVQQNYPTVKIVRLSKNIYAAGGFMAGAIIAKGKYVALLNNDIEADENWLMPLVEILEKMPWVAAADAKYMNFYERNRFDDAAAAGRWIDYFGNNYTRGVREIDYGQYDKLTYEFGVSTIFRRDTFFKVGGFDTSFLFGYEDIDLGWRLYLIGYKVVYVPQSIIYHKGGGSSREKMGAPRAKPEFYYLIKHNRLIMLVKNYEVRNMLIALFVTTIEYILTAMYFFLTRQNVYGVQIIRALIYILKNLRKIVRKRALVQSLRVRKDRDIRRYMVPYSGDIWKFLRGIQR